A genome region from Thalassotalea euphylliae includes the following:
- the pseG gene encoding UDP-2,4-diacetamido-2,4,6-trideoxy-beta-L-altropyranose hydrolase: MMNIAIRADSSTQMGTGHIMRCLTFANALKTKCSANVYFFCRNTVGNINKAILDAGHFLIEMLPPSSVDKGHLAHSSWLGSAQDEDAKEFLMLMGHPITEATIVPKHFDFIVIDHYAIDCLWHKAVRQVTDNIVVIDDLGDRQHDCDYLIDQTFQCSTAKYENKVPLHCQLQLGTDYAMLRPEFNVEARFGLNQQQLVNKRIAQLNANLEQRRLLVMFGGTDPDNLSLQTLKLLSAQSNHYYVDIILGPSAKHIEQVKDYCDNHLQFTLHVAPKNIAQLMLNADFAIGAAGATSWERCALGLPSLLIVQARNQIEIAKALTKAGAVQSFEATELNTLLIERLAELTDSQLIQMINNSVSVCDGLGANRLVKRILLDNSSN, encoded by the coding sequence ATGATGAATATTGCTATTAGAGCTGACTCCTCTACTCAAATGGGCACTGGCCATATCATGCGCTGTCTAACGTTTGCTAATGCATTAAAAACAAAGTGTTCAGCCAATGTCTACTTCTTCTGCCGAAATACAGTGGGCAACATAAACAAAGCCATTCTAGATGCAGGCCATTTCCTAATAGAAATGTTACCACCGTCAAGCGTTGATAAAGGTCACTTAGCGCACAGTTCATGGCTTGGTTCAGCGCAAGATGAAGACGCAAAAGAATTTTTAATGCTAATGGGCCACCCAATAACAGAGGCAACTATTGTTCCCAAACATTTCGACTTTATCGTAATCGATCACTATGCTATTGACTGTCTGTGGCACAAAGCAGTTAGACAGGTAACCGATAACATCGTAGTGATTGACGATCTAGGTGATCGCCAGCATGACTGTGACTATTTAATTGATCAAACATTTCAGTGTTCAACAGCTAAATACGAAAATAAAGTACCATTGCATTGCCAACTGCAGCTAGGCACAGATTACGCAATGTTAAGGCCTGAGTTTAATGTAGAGGCAAGATTTGGTCTGAATCAACAGCAGTTAGTTAATAAACGAATTGCTCAGCTAAACGCTAATCTAGAGCAGCGACGCTTACTGGTTATGTTTGGTGGCACCGACCCAGACAACCTGTCTTTACAAACTCTAAAATTACTGTCGGCTCAATCGAATCATTACTATGTCGATATTATTTTAGGTCCAAGTGCTAAGCATATCGAACAAGTAAAAGACTATTGTGACAACCATCTTCAATTTACTCTGCACGTTGCACCTAAAAATATTGCCCAACTAATGTTAAACGCTGACTTTGCGATAGGCGCTGCTGGAGCCACTTCATGGGAGCGTTGTGCGCTTGGTTTGCCAAGTTTACTTATAGTGCAAGCGCGAAACCAAATAGAGATAGCCAAAGCACTTACTAAAGCAGGAGCAGTGCAGAGTTTTGAAGCGACAGAGCTAAATACACTTTTAATTGAGCGATTGGCAGAGTTAACCGACAGCCAACTTATTCAAATGATTAACAACAGCGTTAGTGTCTGTGACGGATTAGGTGCAAATCGTCTAGTAAAACGCATTCTCTTGGACAACTCATCGAATTGA
- the pseI gene encoding pseudaminic acid synthase, which produces MTSHKDYIVIDGKKIGSAYKPYIIAELSANHNGDLTAALATIEAAAQAGADAIKIQTYTPETMTIKSDKEDFQVRGGLWDGYQLYDLYEWAHTPFEWHEALFKKAKEVGITLFSTPFDETAVELLESLQTPAYKIASFEMTDLPLIKRVAQTGKPMIISTGMANVSEIEEAIATAKSNGCNDLVVLHCISAYPAPYDQANLATIADISERFDVLSGLSDHTLGTVASVSAIALGACLIEKHFILDRNLKGPDSEFSIEPDELARLVTETQAAHQAIGHAGYERKPAEESSIKFRRSIYFVKDLAKGEEISTEHIRRIRPGYGLAPKYFEQLIGKKVNKTIERGSPVSWQDIDGHEL; this is translated from the coding sequence ATGACATCACATAAAGACTACATTGTAATCGATGGTAAAAAAATTGGTTCTGCTTATAAGCCGTATATCATTGCTGAACTTTCGGCTAATCACAACGGCGACTTAACGGCAGCACTTGCTACCATTGAAGCCGCAGCGCAGGCAGGGGCTGATGCGATAAAAATTCAGACATACACCCCTGAAACCATGACCATAAAGAGCGATAAAGAAGACTTTCAAGTCAGAGGCGGTTTGTGGGACGGTTACCAGCTATATGATTTGTACGAGTGGGCGCACACACCATTCGAGTGGCATGAGGCGCTGTTTAAAAAAGCAAAGGAAGTTGGTATTACACTGTTTTCAACGCCATTTGATGAAACAGCAGTAGAGCTCTTAGAAAGTTTACAAACACCAGCTTATAAAATAGCTTCATTTGAAATGACTGATTTACCTTTGATTAAGCGAGTCGCACAAACAGGCAAGCCAATGATTATTTCAACGGGCATGGCTAATGTTAGTGAAATTGAAGAAGCGATAGCTACGGCCAAAAGCAATGGTTGTAATGATTTAGTCGTGCTTCACTGCATAAGTGCCTACCCTGCCCCTTATGATCAAGCCAACCTTGCGACCATTGCTGATATTAGCGAACGCTTTGATGTCCTTTCAGGTTTATCTGATCATACGCTTGGCACTGTTGCTTCGGTTAGTGCGATAGCCTTGGGTGCATGTCTAATTGAAAAGCACTTCATTTTAGATCGAAACCTAAAAGGCCCTGATTCAGAATTCTCGATTGAGCCTGATGAGTTAGCCCGTTTAGTGACAGAAACCCAAGCTGCACACCAAGCAATAGGTCACGCTGGTTATGAGCGAAAGCCTGCTGAAGAGAGTAGTATCAAATTTAGACGCTCTATTTATTTTGTCAAAGACTTGGCGAAGGGAGAAGAAATAAGTACAGAGCACATTCGCCGAATACGGCCAGGCTATGGCCTAGCCCCCAAATATTTTGAGCAATTAATCGGCAAAAAAGTGAATAAAACTATAGAGCGTGGAAGCCCAGTAAGTTGGCAGGATATTGACGGCCACGAGCTTTAA
- a CDS encoding formyltransferase family protein yields MTKTLFLGPKESNIMAWLERQGECVEQTSEKLSLTWLKSQKFDFLVSYGYRHILRPEVLALFPQRAINLHISYLPWNRGADPNFWSFFDNTPKGVTIHYIDQGLDTGNIIAQQQLEFNVDTETLASSYDKLCAYIEALFTEYWLSIKSLSCPNIPQVGTGSYHAAKDLAVLKPLLIKGWDTQIKPIVEAGLEAKR; encoded by the coding sequence GTGACAAAAACTCTGTTTTTAGGGCCAAAAGAATCAAATATTATGGCTTGGCTAGAGCGCCAAGGGGAATGCGTTGAACAAACCTCTGAAAAGTTATCGTTAACTTGGCTGAAAAGCCAAAAGTTCGACTTTCTTGTCAGCTATGGCTATCGACATATTTTAAGGCCAGAGGTGCTCGCCTTATTTCCTCAGCGCGCAATTAATCTTCATATTTCTTACTTACCTTGGAATCGCGGTGCCGATCCAAATTTTTGGAGCTTTTTTGATAACACACCCAAAGGCGTCACTATACATTATATTGACCAAGGGCTTGACACTGGTAATATCATTGCGCAACAACAGCTTGAGTTTAATGTTGACACCGAAACATTGGCTAGCTCATATGACAAATTGTGCGCTTATATTGAAGCTTTATTCACCGAATATTGGCTTTCAATCAAATCGCTTTCTTGCCCAAACATTCCGCAAGTAGGCACTGGCTCTTACCATGCAGCTAAAGATTTAGCTGTGCTTAAACCGTTGCTGATTAAAGGCTGGGATACACAGATTAAACCTATAGTGGAAGCTGGGCTTGAAGCCAAGCGTTAA
- a CDS encoding N-acetyl sugar amidotransferase encodes MQKCSVCNLPETYETIEFDENGVCNICRQKDFKDEKINWQKRAEMLAELIEKHRGKYEYDCIVPFSGGKDSTYTLWYLVKKFNVRPLVVQFNHGFMRDTLMENNLRTFKKLGVDVISFTPNWKLVKRLMLETLVRKGDFCWHCHTGIFAYPMHVALKYQVPLIFWGEPSSEYTAYYDYQDEEIECVDETRFNRYINLGITAEDMYGMIKDDYQCDPRELTPYTYPPLRDLKRLKYQSVCLGSFIPWDVKANTKLIQEELGWQGDQVEGMPWDEYSYEKIECSMQGMRDYIKYLKRGYSRVSQMVALDLRNERISKEYGDKLVAEYEGKKPPSLTLFLDYLGITEDQFNQIVAKTVVPPFKPDFDNMEYAPKTHDFDRWYREDEQDKGIIFKTKVAD; translated from the coding sequence ATGCAAAAATGTAGCGTTTGTAACTTACCCGAAACATACGAAACAATTGAATTTGATGAAAATGGTGTATGTAACATCTGTCGCCAAAAAGACTTCAAAGACGAAAAAATTAATTGGCAAAAACGTGCTGAAATGCTGGCCGAGCTGATCGAAAAGCACCGTGGCAAATATGAGTATGATTGTATTGTTCCCTTTTCAGGTGGTAAAGACTCTACCTACACCCTGTGGTATTTAGTTAAGAAATTTAATGTCAGGCCATTAGTGGTTCAATTTAACCACGGCTTTATGCGCGATACCTTAATGGAAAACAATCTCCGCACGTTTAAAAAATTAGGGGTCGATGTAATTTCATTTACTCCTAATTGGAAGTTAGTCAAACGCCTAATGTTGGAAACCTTAGTACGAAAAGGTGACTTTTGCTGGCATTGTCACACAGGCATTTTCGCCTACCCTATGCACGTCGCCCTCAAGTACCAAGTTCCTCTGATTTTCTGGGGCGAACCATCATCGGAGTACACCGCATACTACGATTACCAAGATGAAGAAATTGAATGTGTCGACGAGACTCGCTTTAATCGCTACATTAATTTGGGGATCACCGCTGAAGACATGTACGGCATGATCAAAGATGACTATCAGTGCGATCCGCGCGAGCTTACGCCATACACTTACCCGCCGCTGCGTGATTTAAAACGCTTAAAATATCAGTCGGTATGCTTAGGCTCCTTTATACCTTGGGATGTAAAAGCAAATACTAAGCTCATTCAAGAAGAGTTAGGCTGGCAAGGAGACCAAGTAGAAGGTATGCCTTGGGATGAATATTCTTATGAAAAAATAGAGTGTTCAATGCAAGGAATGCGCGATTATATTAAATACCTTAAACGTGGCTACAGTCGCGTTAGTCAAATGGTGGCATTAGATCTGCGAAATGAGCGTATTAGTAAAGAATATGGTGATAAATTAGTTGCTGAGTATGAGGGCAAAAAACCACCGTCACTTACGCTATTTTTAGATTACTTGGGCATTACTGAAGACCAATTCAACCAAATTGTTGCCAAAACAGTTGTGCCACCTTTCAAACCTGACTTTGACAACATGGAATATGCCCCTAAAACCCATGATTTTGATCGCTGGTATCGTGAAGATGAGCAAGACAAAGGTATTATCTTTAAAACTAAGGTAGCAGATTAA
- the hisH gene encoding imidazole glycerol phosphate synthase subunit HisH → MIGILDIGLGNIQSVYNAIYENGYDPVLVNQPEQLRELSHFIMPGVGNFSAVSQMLAKSGFDRAIKNLIAEGKPTLGICLGMQLLASFSREVVGDEKQAEGLDIIPAQVLPIADTVSLPVPHVGWNEAKIAQKHPIFENIKNLRDFYFVHSYHMQCQRSEHVLATTDYQHSLVCIVAKDNVVGVQFHPEKSQKNGMQLLENFCEWDGVWQPEQASQNQTEQILKA, encoded by the coding sequence ATGATTGGGATCTTAGATATTGGGCTAGGTAATATCCAATCAGTGTATAACGCCATTTATGAAAATGGCTACGATCCGGTTTTAGTGAACCAACCAGAGCAATTAAGAGAGCTCAGCCACTTTATTATGCCGGGGGTAGGAAACTTTAGTGCGGTTTCCCAAATGTTGGCAAAAAGTGGCTTTGACCGAGCAATTAAAAACCTTATTGCTGAAGGTAAACCAACCTTAGGCATTTGCTTAGGTATGCAACTACTAGCTTCATTTAGTCGTGAAGTCGTAGGAGATGAAAAGCAAGCAGAAGGACTTGATATCATCCCTGCTCAAGTACTTCCTATCGCAGATACTGTTAGCTTGCCTGTGCCTCATGTTGGTTGGAATGAAGCAAAAATAGCCCAAAAACATCCCATTTTTGAGAATATTAAAAACCTGCGCGATTTCTATTTTGTGCACAGCTACCATATGCAATGTCAGCGCAGCGAACATGTTTTAGCAACCACAGATTACCAGCACTCTCTGGTTTGCATAGTCGCCAAGGATAATGTTGTTGGCGTGCAATTTCACCCAGAAAAAAGCCAAAAGAATGGCATGCAACTGCTAGAAAATTTCTGTGAGTGGGATGGTGTTTGGCAGCCAGAACAAGCTAGTCAAAACCAAACTGAGCAAATTCTAAAAGCGTAA
- a CDS encoding imidazole glycerol phosphate synthase cyclase subunit, with amino-acid sequence MLKKRIIPLMLLLDERLVKTVQFDTWRDVGDPVKSASVYNSQYTDELVLLNIARQSRSIDQLAELIPEIAKVSFMPLSVGGGINRFDDAAYLINQGADKIIINSAAYANPELITQIADKFGRQAVIVSIDTKHQDSQHVLYSHCGQQAETISLEQHINTCQQAGAGEFMIQSIDHDGMMSGFDLELLNQVVAISKIPVIGCSGSGDYQHLKQAFVETGVSALGCGSLFNFSDSNPIRAKNYLTNYNLAFKQV; translated from the coding sequence ATGTTAAAGAAACGAATTATTCCCTTGATGCTGCTGCTCGATGAGCGACTGGTTAAAACCGTGCAGTTTGACACTTGGCGTGATGTTGGTGACCCAGTAAAAAGTGCGAGTGTTTATAACTCACAATATACTGACGAGTTGGTTTTATTAAATATTGCTCGACAAAGTCGCAGTATCGACCAGTTAGCTGAGTTGATTCCTGAAATCGCAAAAGTCAGCTTTATGCCACTCTCTGTTGGCGGAGGCATCAACCGTTTTGATGACGCGGCGTACTTGATCAATCAAGGAGCCGATAAAATTATCATCAACAGTGCTGCGTACGCTAACCCTGAGCTCATTACACAAATTGCCGATAAGTTTGGTAGACAAGCTGTTATTGTCAGTATTGACACTAAACATCAAGATAGTCAGCACGTTTTATACTCACACTGTGGCCAACAGGCAGAAACGATTTCTCTCGAACAGCACATTAATACATGTCAGCAAGCTGGCGCTGGTGAATTTATGATCCAATCGATTGATCACGATGGCATGATGTCAGGCTTTGATCTCGAATTGCTGAACCAAGTGGTCGCAATAAGTAAAATCCCTGTGATTGGCTGCAGCGGCTCGGGGGATTATCAGCACCTAAAACAAGCTTTTGTTGAAACGGGCGTCAGCGCGTTAGGTTGCGGCAGCTTATTTAACTTTTCTGATAGCAACCCGATTAGAGCCAAGAACTACCTAACTAACTACAACTTAGCATTTAAGCAGGTTTAA
- a CDS encoding formyltransferase family protein — translation MSMNLHFNQVTSITLIGGGNLMAESALIFAKQGFAVNAIIAPRHIDEPLIGTKATLGEYLAQNDIHFSLISDINQLTSSELAQYTPSGSMAICYGPAWVFKQHVIHAFEYGMYNINPIPIPHYLGGAHYTWQILNQNREGGCVLQMITEQLDQGDIIAKHQFEISASAKTPDDYFVENIEQGLVFIEQLAIDFKNGKAFMSQSYHDTNKNRVYLPRLRTDKQAYINWQWHCDEIISFCRAFSAPYAGAATFANQQELRITQVESIELEHPPMHPFAAGVIIRKLNNEIVVAAVGGFIKITALEPSVYQQLKEGMRLFTPASVLDQAMQYQVVLTAEGFKD, via the coding sequence ATGTCAATGAACCTTCACTTTAACCAAGTTACTAGCATTACTTTGATCGGTGGTGGCAACTTAATGGCAGAAAGCGCATTAATTTTTGCCAAGCAAGGTTTTGCAGTTAATGCCATTATCGCACCGCGCCATATTGATGAACCATTAATTGGCACCAAAGCAACGTTAGGCGAATATCTTGCTCAAAACGACATTCATTTTAGCCTTATTTCAGATATCAACCAACTCACTTCTAGCGAGTTAGCGCAATACACCCCTAGTGGGTCGATGGCGATATGCTATGGGCCTGCATGGGTATTTAAACAACATGTCATTCATGCTTTCGAATACGGCATGTACAACATCAACCCTATTCCGATACCTCATTATTTAGGTGGTGCTCACTACACATGGCAAATCCTCAACCAAAACCGTGAAGGTGGCTGTGTTTTACAAATGATCACTGAACAGCTCGATCAAGGGGATATTATTGCCAAGCACCAATTTGAGATCAGTGCATCAGCCAAAACACCAGATGACTATTTTGTCGAAAATATTGAGCAAGGCTTAGTTTTTATTGAACAGCTCGCCATTGACTTTAAAAATGGCAAAGCTTTTATGTCACAAAGTTATCATGACACCAATAAAAATAGAGTTTACTTACCACGCCTTAGAACAGACAAGCAAGCTTACATCAATTGGCAGTGGCACTGTGACGAGATCATCAGCTTTTGTCGCGCATTTAGTGCTCCTTATGCAGGCGCTGCAACTTTTGCTAATCAACAAGAGTTACGTATCACACAAGTTGAAAGTATCGAACTAGAGCATCCGCCAATGCACCCTTTTGCCGCAGGTGTCATTATCAGAAAGTTAAACAATGAGATTGTTGTAGCTGCAGTGGGTGGCTTTATAAAAATCACCGCTTTAGAGCCAAGTGTTTACCAACAGCTTAAAGAGGGTATGCGCTTATTCACGCCTGCATCGGTATTGGACCAAGCGATGCAATATCAAGTGGTGTTAACCGCTGAAGGTTTTAAGGATTAA
- a CDS encoding DUF4910 domain-containing protein — protein MNDSQYNEYDVISLVEKLYPFAYSITGAGNDKAISAYLEELDFTIHEYDSGQSLHGWHIPHAWQVQQAKIFCQNQVVYDAALSPLGVGILSPSFSGELSLTQLQKHLVSDPNQPDAIPYHWQNLYRPLERDWAICIPDKLRQSLTEASYRVELITDSTPGTMKVLDFYLPGESEQTIVLNGHNCHPFQANDDISGCAVAIRVMQALLKLKRRKFSYRVIIAPELHGPMFWLNALSEAERHKIFGCVLFKSVGNSASLKLQHSYTGVDDIDKAAEFAMQSRYQEFEQGDFRAIYGNDETVFEAPPYNIPTISLTRWPFPEYHTDLDTPDRLDETALSDTFATTLALIEHLEYNRRYTVNFTGLVCLSAYGLYKSVPPVDDSGVDYNSLSGRWNKLMNCLPREIEDNMSVFDLALKYQLPVTEVFNYLSQWQENGLLVEKP, from the coding sequence GTGAACGACTCTCAGTACAATGAATACGATGTTATTAGCTTAGTTGAAAAACTCTATCCATTCGCCTACTCAATTACGGGTGCTGGCAACGATAAAGCCATTTCAGCTTACTTGGAAGAACTCGACTTTACCATTCATGAATATGACTCTGGACAGAGTTTACATGGTTGGCATATTCCACATGCATGGCAAGTTCAACAAGCCAAGATATTTTGCCAAAACCAAGTGGTCTACGATGCCGCGTTATCACCATTAGGTGTTGGTATTTTGTCGCCGTCATTCTCTGGAGAGCTATCGCTTACGCAATTGCAAAAACACTTAGTGAGTGATCCGAATCAACCTGATGCCATTCCATACCATTGGCAAAACCTCTATCGCCCGCTTGAACGAGACTGGGCCATTTGTATACCGGATAAGCTTCGTCAATCCTTAACGGAAGCGAGCTACCGCGTTGAACTAATTACAGACTCGACGCCGGGCACAATGAAAGTCTTGGACTTTTACTTACCTGGTGAGAGTGAGCAAACCATTGTGCTTAACGGGCACAACTGTCACCCTTTTCAAGCTAACGATGACATATCCGGTTGCGCTGTCGCGATTAGGGTTATGCAAGCGCTGCTGAAACTTAAAAGGCGAAAATTTAGCTATCGTGTGATTATCGCTCCAGAGCTGCATGGCCCGATGTTCTGGTTAAATGCGTTATCAGAAGCTGAACGCCATAAAATTTTTGGCTGTGTGTTGTTTAAATCAGTTGGCAACTCTGCCAGCTTGAAGCTCCAACATAGTTACACTGGTGTCGATGATATTGATAAAGCTGCAGAGTTTGCCATGCAAAGCCGCTACCAGGAATTTGAGCAAGGGGATTTTCGCGCTATTTATGGCAATGATGAAACGGTTTTTGAGGCGCCGCCATACAATATCCCTACTATTTCACTAACACGCTGGCCTTTCCCTGAGTATCACACAGACTTAGATACACCTGATAGGTTGGATGAAACAGCATTATCTGACACATTTGCCACAACATTGGCGCTTATTGAACACTTGGAATACAACCGTCGCTATACCGTAAACTTTACCGGTCTAGTTTGCTTGTCTGCTTATGGCTTATACAAATCAGTACCGCCTGTTGATGACTCAGGCGTAGACTACAACTCGCTGAGCGGCCGTTGGAACAAATTAATGAACTGCTTACCACGTGAAATTGAAGACAATATGTCAGTGTTTGACTTAGCCCTGAAATATCAACTGCCGGTAACAGAAGTTTTTAACTACCTCTCACAGTGGCAAGAAAACGGCTTATTAGTGGAGAAACCCTAA
- a CDS encoding GNAT family N-acetyltransferase — protein sequence MASTLLKLVDETIPDIYLQQITKDDATEQYVNWLNDPMVNRYLETRFMVQTLTSVSAFIDNINVNPNEHLFTIRLSATGQHIGNIKLGAVNGHHGYGDISLFIGEKSCWGKGYASQAIKLISQYGLKQLGLRKLCAGAYEPNIGSTNAFLKAGFIHDGVLKAHYLVDGSTCDRVQVCLFSED from the coding sequence ATGGCGTCGACATTACTAAAACTAGTAGACGAAACCATACCAGATATTTATCTGCAACAAATAACCAAGGATGACGCAACAGAGCAATACGTTAACTGGCTCAACGATCCTATGGTGAACCGCTATCTTGAAACACGCTTTATGGTGCAAACCTTAACTTCGGTTAGTGCTTTTATTGACAATATTAACGTTAACCCTAACGAGCACTTGTTTACTATCAGGCTGTCAGCGACGGGACAACATATTGGCAATATTAAGCTTGGCGCAGTCAATGGTCATCATGGCTACGGTGATATCAGCCTATTTATTGGCGAGAAAAGCTGTTGGGGGAAAGGCTATGCTAGCCAAGCCATTAAATTGATTAGTCAATATGGCTTGAAGCAACTCGGGCTACGCAAACTTTGCGCTGGTGCATATGAGCCCAACATTGGCAGTACCAATGCGTTTTTAAAGGCAGGCTTTATACATGATGGCGTATTAAAAGCCCACTACTTGGTCGATGGCAGCACTTGCGATCGAGTTCAAGTTTGCTTGTTTAGCGAAGACTAG
- a CDS encoding 3-hydroxyacyl-CoA dehydrogenase family protein, producing the protein MKVCVLGAGVMGSGIASLFIQSEQVESLIWWGRNLASVEASFAKVKKEVSRFARKNSLSKEVLETLLEKVTFSDDISALGGCDLYIEAVVEDFSIKADIFKKLSALVPHDAIVATNTSSLSITALAMNIEKPENFIGIHFFHPTSMMKLVELVKGLVTSEQTLSKSLALVETLDKRPVTVNESPGFIVNRMLIPMINEAVAILSEGVASRDDIDKAMKYGANHPIGPLALADLIGTDVCLSIMETLYAETGDPKYRAHPLLRQYVRAGMLGRKVRKGFLDY; encoded by the coding sequence ATGAAAGTTTGCGTCTTGGGTGCTGGTGTAATGGGAAGTGGTATCGCGTCACTATTCATTCAGTCTGAGCAAGTTGAGAGCCTGATTTGGTGGGGACGCAACCTCGCGTCTGTTGAGGCTAGTTTTGCTAAGGTCAAAAAGGAAGTTTCTCGTTTTGCCAGAAAAAACTCGCTCTCCAAAGAGGTATTAGAGACATTACTGGAAAAAGTAACCTTCTCAGATGACATTAGTGCACTAGGTGGTTGTGATTTATACATTGAAGCTGTTGTCGAAGATTTCTCAATCAAAGCTGATATTTTCAAAAAGTTGTCAGCACTTGTGCCACATGATGCGATTGTCGCAACCAACACCTCTTCATTATCAATTACAGCACTGGCGATGAATATCGAAAAGCCCGAAAACTTTATTGGTATCCATTTCTTCCACCCGACATCCATGATGAAACTAGTGGAGTTGGTCAAAGGGTTAGTCACCTCAGAGCAAACACTTAGCAAGTCACTAGCCCTAGTTGAAACCCTCGATAAAAGACCAGTAACTGTCAACGAATCGCCCGGCTTCATTGTTAATCGAATGTTGATCCCTATGATCAACGAAGCGGTTGCTATCTTATCTGAAGGGGTAGCAAGTCGAGATGATATCGACAAGGCGATGAAGTATGGTGCCAATCACCCTATTGGACCACTAGCGCTGGCAGATCTTATCGGAACCGATGTTTGTTTGTCGATTATGGAAACTTTGTACGCGGAAACGGGTGACCCTAAATATCGCGCGCACCCGCTACTTAGACAGTACGTTAGAGCCGGTATGCTGGGTAGAAAAGTGAGGAAAGGCTTTTTGGATTATTAG